The following are encoded in a window of Nakamurella sp. A5-74 genomic DNA:
- a CDS encoding ZIP family zinc transporter has protein sequence MPIWLQAGLWGLLAGGALVVGAVIAWFVRVPQRVSASVMAFGAGVLISALAFDLVDEAETKGGLVATALGFLVGASVYVLANAVLARRGARHRKRSSEHQPSEEDQQGSGAAIAIGALMDGIPESIVLGLSLLSGHGVGVPVLAAIIISNIPEGLSSVAGMKGSGRSARYVFGVWGGIAVASGAAGLLGCLLLQNAAPELIAGITALAAGAILAMIADTMIPEAFERTHLYAGLITTLGFLTAFVISRAG, from the coding sequence ATGCCGATCTGGTTGCAAGCCGGGCTGTGGGGTCTGCTGGCGGGAGGCGCGCTCGTCGTCGGGGCGGTGATCGCCTGGTTCGTCCGGGTCCCGCAACGAGTCTCGGCGTCGGTGATGGCGTTCGGGGCCGGCGTGCTCATCTCTGCCCTGGCCTTCGATCTCGTGGACGAGGCCGAGACGAAGGGCGGCCTGGTCGCCACCGCGCTGGGATTTCTCGTCGGCGCCAGCGTGTACGTGCTGGCGAACGCCGTGCTGGCGCGTCGCGGCGCCCGGCACCGCAAACGTTCGAGCGAGCACCAGCCCTCGGAGGAGGATCAGCAGGGCAGCGGGGCGGCAATCGCCATCGGTGCTCTGATGGACGGGATCCCGGAGTCCATCGTTCTGGGACTCTCGCTGCTGAGCGGCCACGGCGTCGGCGTGCCGGTGCTGGCGGCGATCATCATCTCCAACATTCCCGAGGGCCTCTCCAGCGTCGCCGGCATGAAGGGCAGCGGCCGCAGCGCCCGGTACGTCTTCGGCGTCTGGGGCGGGATCGCCGTCGCCAGCGGCGCCGCAGGACTACTGGGCTGCCTGCTCCTGCAGAACGCTGCACCCGAACTCATCGCCGGCATCACCGCGCTCGCCGCCGGCGCGATCCTCGCCATGATCGCCGACACCATGATCCCCGAAGCCTTCGAACGCACCCATCTGTACGCGGGTCTCATCACGACTCTCGGATTCCTGACGGCCTTCGTCATCTCGCGAGCCGGCTGA
- a CDS encoding glutaredoxin domain-containing protein, with protein MSQNFTLYSTSWCPFSNRLKYDLDKARIEYTEIDIERTPEAATIVEGINRGNRTVPTLVFDDGSALTNPSLEQVRTKIG; from the coding sequence GTGTCCCAGAACTTCACCCTGTACTCGACCTCGTGGTGCCCGTTCTCCAACCGGCTCAAGTACGACCTGGACAAGGCCCGGATCGAATACACCGAGATCGACATCGAGCGGACCCCCGAGGCCGCGACGATCGTCGAGGGCATCAACCGTGGCAACCGCACCGTCCCCACCCTGGTGTTCGACGACGGATCAGCGCTCACCAACCCCAGCCTGGAGCAGGTACGCACGAAGATCGGCTGA
- a CDS encoding SWIM zinc finger family protein — MSAEFGFSRWGADVVRLAEPLSARVRNPLAPRARSLARNQGVELTVTGSAVVGLVSSGARASIARLEFAAMSNDSAGTIRALLGSATEPDDDVHQRARTAGSGAGPQIAAADCSCRARGDRCVHVLATLYALAAAIDHRPALALELQGFDRFLAARSEPGSGSGPQPQPIARWTPLGGLGIGDYWDPPSAG, encoded by the coding sequence ATGTCGGCCGAGTTCGGCTTCAGTCGGTGGGGCGCGGACGTGGTCCGGCTCGCCGAGCCGCTCAGTGCGCGGGTGCGCAACCCGCTCGCGCCCCGGGCGCGCAGCCTCGCGCGCAACCAGGGCGTGGAGCTCACGGTCACCGGGAGCGCGGTGGTAGGCCTGGTGAGCAGTGGCGCCCGGGCCTCGATCGCACGGTTGGAGTTCGCCGCCATGTCGAACGACTCCGCCGGCACCATCCGCGCGCTGCTGGGCTCCGCCACTGAACCGGATGACGACGTCCACCAGCGCGCGAGGACCGCCGGCAGCGGCGCGGGGCCGCAGATCGCGGCCGCGGACTGCTCGTGCCGCGCGCGGGGCGATCGGTGTGTGCACGTCCTCGCCACCCTCTACGCCCTCGCCGCGGCGATCGACCACCGACCCGCGCTGGCCCTGGAGCTGCAGGGCTTCGACCGATTCCTGGCAGCCCGGTCGGAGCCGGGGTCGGGGTCAGGACCGCAGCCGCAGCCGATCGCGCGGTGGACTCCGCTGGGAGGACTGGGCATCGGTGACTACTGGGACCCGCCCTCCGCTGGTTGA
- a CDS encoding NAD(P)H-dependent oxidoreductase, translated as MSSLVVVSHPDPDSLTQNVARATVQAIRATGDRVELADLSAEGFDPRFSQGDLDLFRGNAITPADVRSEQERIDRAEHLVLVFPMYWWSMPALLKGWIDRVFVSGWAYDLVPGGGLVKKLDRLTVHLVPVTGDDADTFERHAVFEAFSTQIERGIVEYCGATLGSTTFLHESDTKSRDVLAPEILELGEHVAARIARGGERNGAAQASTPVHERATQLVR; from the coding sequence ATGTCCAGCCTCGTCGTAGTGTCCCATCCCGATCCGGACTCCCTCACCCAGAACGTTGCGCGGGCGACAGTGCAGGCGATCCGCGCCACGGGCGACCGCGTCGAGCTCGCCGACCTCAGCGCCGAGGGATTCGACCCGCGGTTCTCGCAGGGCGACCTGGACCTGTTCCGGGGCAACGCAATCACTCCTGCCGACGTGCGCTCGGAGCAGGAGCGGATCGATCGCGCAGAGCACCTCGTGCTGGTGTTCCCGATGTACTGGTGGTCGATGCCCGCCCTGCTCAAGGGCTGGATCGACCGGGTCTTCGTCAGCGGCTGGGCCTACGACCTGGTTCCGGGCGGCGGGCTGGTCAAGAAGCTGGATCGCCTCACTGTCCACCTGGTCCCGGTGACCGGCGATGACGCCGACACCTTCGAGCGGCACGCTGTCTTCGAGGCCTTCAGCACCCAGATCGAGCGCGGAATCGTCGAGTACTGCGGCGCCACCCTCGGATCGACGACGTTCCTGCACGAGTCGGACACCAAGTCACGCGACGTGCTCGCTCCGGAGATCCTGGAGCTCGGTGAACACGTCGCGGCACGCATCGCCCGGGGTGGGGAGCGCAACGGCGCAGCGCAGGCGAGTACGCCGGTGCACGAGCGAGCGACTCAGCTGGTCAGGTAG
- a CDS encoding TIGR00730 family Rossman fold protein, which yields MRGPVRLRGEQTKEATTTDQRLLDSRGPTDWMHTDPWRVMRIQAEFVEGFGSLSELPRAVTVFGSARTKPEDPHYAAAREIGAALADQGFAVITGGGPGVMEGANRGAKDAGGMSVGLGIELPFEQGINEWVDLGINFRYFFARKTMFVKYSQAFVCLPGGFGTLDELFEALTLVQTRKVTKFPVILFGSAYWSGLIDWLRTSALGAGNIGEADLALLHVTDDVADVVDVVLTSYQAWQQEH from the coding sequence ATGCGTGGCCCGGTCCGGTTGCGGGGCGAGCAGACCAAGGAGGCGACCACCACCGATCAGCGGCTGCTGGACTCCCGCGGTCCGACCGACTGGATGCACACCGATCCGTGGCGGGTGATGCGGATCCAGGCCGAGTTCGTCGAGGGCTTCGGGTCGCTGTCCGAGCTGCCCAGGGCCGTCACCGTGTTCGGGTCGGCCAGGACGAAGCCCGAGGATCCGCACTACGCAGCGGCTCGCGAGATCGGCGCCGCACTCGCGGATCAGGGCTTCGCGGTGATCACCGGTGGTGGGCCCGGGGTGATGGAGGGCGCCAACCGGGGCGCCAAGGATGCCGGCGGCATGTCGGTGGGCCTGGGCATCGAGCTGCCGTTCGAGCAGGGCATCAACGAGTGGGTCGATCTGGGCATCAACTTCCGCTACTTCTTCGCCCGCAAGACCATGTTCGTGAAGTACTCGCAGGCATTCGTCTGCCTGCCGGGCGGCTTCGGCACCCTAGACGAGCTCTTCGAGGCGCTCACCCTGGTCCAGACCCGGAAGGTGACGAAGTTCCCGGTGATCCTGTTCGGGTCCGCCTACTGGAGCGGACTCATCGACTGGCTGCGCACCTCCGCGCTGGGCGCCGGCAACATCGGTGAGGCGGACCTCGCACTGCTGCACGTGACCGATGATGTCGCTGACGTGGTCGACGTGGTTCTGACCAGCTATCAGGCCTGGCAGCAGGAGCACTGA
- the dapE gene encoding succinyl-diaminopimelate desuccinylase — protein MENPSENDTVQLDLTADPADLTATLVDIPSVSGYEQVIADAVEAALRQLGRYEVLRAGNSVLARTLLGLPSRVLLAGHLDTVPIADNVPSRSEGDAIHGCGTTDMKSGDAMLLHLAATVTEPTRDLTFVFYECEEIDHDRNGLTHIERELPEWLRADLALLAEPTDGQVEAGCQGTLAFSVTTRGTRSHSARSWLGHNAIHDVAGVLERIASFDVRSIDIDGCAYREGLNAVKISGGVAGNVIPDEAVVQINFRYAPDRSADAAAQAVRDHFDGFELAFADNAGGALPGLSQPAAAAFVEAAGGSVKGKLGWTDVARFAALGTPAVNYGPGDPMLAHTRGEWVSRTQILQMTENLRGYLTS, from the coding sequence GTGGAGAACCCATCTGAGAACGACACCGTGCAGCTGGATCTGACCGCCGACCCGGCCGACCTGACGGCGACGCTGGTCGACATCCCGTCCGTCTCCGGCTACGAGCAGGTGATCGCGGACGCCGTCGAGGCGGCGCTGCGACAGCTGGGCCGCTACGAGGTGCTGCGTGCCGGCAACTCGGTGCTCGCCCGCACCCTGCTGGGCCTGCCCAGCAGGGTGCTGCTCGCCGGGCATCTGGACACGGTGCCGATCGCGGACAACGTCCCGTCCAGGTCGGAGGGTGACGCGATCCACGGCTGCGGGACCACGGACATGAAGTCGGGTGACGCGATGCTGCTGCACCTCGCGGCGACCGTCACCGAACCGACCCGCGACCTGACGTTCGTGTTCTACGAATGCGAGGAGATCGACCACGACCGCAACGGGCTGACGCACATCGAACGCGAGCTGCCCGAGTGGCTGCGCGCAGACCTGGCGCTGCTGGCCGAGCCGACCGACGGACAGGTCGAAGCCGGCTGCCAGGGCACCCTCGCCTTCTCCGTCACCACCCGCGGAACCCGGTCACACTCCGCGCGATCCTGGTTGGGGCACAACGCGATCCACGATGTCGCCGGGGTGTTGGAGCGGATCGCGTCGTTCGACGTCCGCAGCATCGACATCGACGGTTGTGCCTACCGTGAGGGCCTCAATGCGGTGAAGATCAGCGGCGGGGTGGCCGGCAACGTCATCCCCGACGAGGCCGTGGTGCAGATCAACTTCCGCTACGCGCCCGACCGGAGTGCGGACGCTGCTGCGCAGGCCGTCCGCGACCACTTCGACGGCTTCGAGCTGGCCTTCGCCGACAATGCTGGCGGGGCACTTCCGGGTCTCTCGCAGCCGGCGGCCGCCGCTTTCGTCGAGGCGGCGGGCGGATCGGTGAAGGGGAAGCTCGGCTGGACGGACGTCGCCCGGTTCGCCGCGCTCGGCACGCCGGCGGTCAACTACGGGCCCGGCGACCCGATGCTCGCGCACACCCGGGGTGAATGGGTGTCGCGCACCCAGATCCTCCAGATGACGGAGAACCTGCGCGGCTACCTGACCAGCTGA
- a CDS encoding TetR/AcrR family transcriptional regulator — protein sequence MVRQRLSRADRYDQLVAEAWALVRAEGTDALTLGRLAERAGVAKPVVYSHFPSRPALLAALFTEFDDRQTAMLQEFLAAAEDSLDGRANAIADSYVGCALAQGRELTGVLAALQGSPELERVKRESDAAYAKTCRGILAPFGGAGGIAPASITAIFGAAEALSQAAVSGALPPEQARSELAALIVSVVGRT from the coding sequence ATGGTGCGACAGCGGCTCTCGCGCGCCGACCGGTACGACCAACTGGTCGCCGAGGCGTGGGCGCTGGTCAGAGCCGAGGGAACGGACGCGCTCACGCTCGGCCGGCTGGCCGAGCGCGCCGGCGTCGCGAAACCCGTGGTGTATTCCCACTTCCCGTCCCGTCCTGCGTTGCTGGCCGCGCTGTTCACCGAGTTCGACGATCGGCAGACCGCCATGCTGCAGGAGTTTCTCGCAGCCGCCGAGGATTCGTTGGACGGCCGGGCGAACGCCATTGCCGATTCGTATGTGGGCTGCGCGTTGGCGCAGGGGCGGGAGCTGACCGGCGTGCTCGCCGCGTTGCAGGGATCCCCGGAACTGGAGCGGGTCAAGCGGGAATCCGATGCGGCGTACGCGAAGACCTGCCGAGGGATCCTGGCACCGTTCGGCGGGGCCGGCGGGATCGCTCCGGCGTCGATCACCGCGATCTTCGGTGCCGCCGAAGCACTGTCGCAGGCCGCAGTGTCCGGAGCGCTTCCGCCCGAGCAGGCCAGGAGTGAACTCGCCGCGCTCATCGTCTCGGTCGTCGGCAGGACGTGA
- the dapC gene encoding succinyldiaminopimelate transaminase encodes MPGTSWLPLDRRPPATVLPDFPWDKLLVAKQQAAAHPDGIVDLSVGTPVDPVCTPVRSALASAADAPGYPSVLGRGELRRAYINWLQRAHGVTGLEEHAVLPTIGSKELVASLPRQLGVRSGDSVVIPVLAYPTYEVGVLDAGATVVRSDMPWSSGIDRPAMVWINSPGNPSGIIWSVEDLSQLVAWARERGTVVVSDECYLDLGWDAQPISILHPEVSGGDHTGLLAVHSLSKRSNLAGYRAGFVSGDRGLVDGLLALRKHLGLMMPTPIQVAATAALQNDAHVLAQSSRYRDRRTKLWDAFSDNGFSIGDDHTSAGGLYLWATEHREAADTVSRLTERGILVAPGSFYGPSGARHVRIALTATDERVDAAVQRLAR; translated from the coding sequence GTGCCTGGAACCTCCTGGTTGCCGCTGGACCGGCGCCCGCCTGCCACCGTGCTCCCGGATTTCCCGTGGGACAAGCTGCTGGTCGCCAAGCAGCAGGCAGCCGCGCACCCGGACGGCATCGTCGACCTGTCGGTGGGCACCCCGGTCGATCCGGTCTGCACACCGGTGCGCTCCGCGCTCGCCTCCGCCGCCGATGCCCCCGGCTATCCGTCGGTGTTGGGCCGCGGTGAGCTCCGACGCGCGTACATCAACTGGCTGCAACGCGCCCATGGGGTCACCGGCCTCGAGGAGCACGCTGTGCTGCCGACGATCGGCTCCAAGGAACTCGTGGCCTCGCTGCCCCGGCAGCTCGGGGTGCGGTCCGGCGACTCGGTCGTCATCCCGGTGCTCGCCTATCCGACCTACGAGGTGGGGGTGCTGGACGCCGGCGCCACCGTGGTGCGCTCCGACATGCCCTGGTCATCCGGCATCGACCGCCCGGCGATGGTGTGGATCAACTCGCCGGGAAATCCGTCCGGGATCATCTGGTCGGTCGAGGACCTGAGCCAGCTCGTCGCCTGGGCGCGCGAACGCGGCACCGTGGTGGTGTCCGACGAGTGCTACCTCGACCTCGGGTGGGATGCGCAGCCGATCTCGATCCTGCACCCGGAGGTCTCCGGTGGCGATCACACCGGACTGCTGGCCGTGCATTCGCTGTCCAAGCGGTCGAACCTCGCCGGCTACCGGGCCGGCTTCGTCTCCGGCGACCGCGGGCTGGTCGACGGCCTGCTGGCTCTGCGCAAACACCTCGGCCTGATGATGCCCACCCCGATCCAGGTTGCCGCCACCGCTGCGCTGCAGAACGACGCGCACGTACTCGCTCAGTCGTCCCGCTACCGGGATCGGCGCACGAAGCTCTGGGATGCGTTCTCCGACAACGGGTTCTCGATCGGCGACGACCACACTTCAGCCGGTGGGCTCTACCTGTGGGCGACCGAACACCGGGAGGCCGCAGACACGGTCTCCCGGCTCACCGAGCGCGGAATCCTGGTGGCGCCCGGTTCGTTCTACGGTCCGAGTGGCGCCCGGCACGTGCGGATCGCCCTCACCGCCACCGATGAGCGGGTCGACGCCGCCGTGCAGCGGCTGGCGCGCTGA
- a CDS encoding TetR/AcrR family transcriptional regulator C-terminal domain-containing protein, whose translation MTAEDEARMLVRLLWRDPDPGTAVAGRRGPKPRVSVDEVVTSAIGLADAEGLAAVSMRALAARLGLGPMSLYTYVPTRDVLLALMVDQVAADTPVPVAGAVLESLDAMARVLREEYLAHPWLLEVSQWRQVLGPHRLQRYESQLQIIESVPMSDLARDHVIGALAAFVIGNARESIGARTAADSGLTDEDWWAVVGPALTSVMPPDRFPLSGRVGTAVGEHYRAPRDPDNGFDFGLARLLDGLRSTLGVH comes from the coding sequence ATGACTGCCGAGGACGAGGCCCGGATGCTGGTCCGGCTGCTCTGGCGCGATCCCGACCCGGGGACGGCCGTGGCGGGCAGGCGGGGCCCGAAGCCGCGGGTCAGCGTCGATGAGGTCGTCACCTCAGCCATCGGGCTCGCGGATGCCGAGGGGCTCGCGGCGGTGTCGATGAGAGCGCTGGCCGCCCGGCTCGGGCTGGGTCCGATGAGCCTGTACACCTATGTGCCGACGCGCGACGTCCTGCTGGCGCTGATGGTCGACCAGGTCGCCGCCGATACTCCGGTGCCCGTCGCGGGCGCCGTGCTGGAGTCCCTCGACGCGATGGCCAGAGTGCTGCGGGAGGAGTACCTGGCGCACCCGTGGCTGCTGGAGGTCTCCCAGTGGCGGCAGGTGCTCGGGCCACATCGGTTGCAGCGCTATGAGTCCCAGTTGCAGATCATCGAATCGGTGCCGATGTCAGATCTCGCCAGGGATCACGTGATCGGCGCGCTCGCCGCCTTCGTCATCGGCAACGCCCGCGAGAGCATCGGTGCGCGCACGGCTGCCGACAGCGGCCTGACCGATGAGGACTGGTGGGCGGTCGTCGGCCCCGCACTGACGTCGGTGATGCCTCCGGACCGGTTCCCGCTCTCCGGTCGCGTCGGGACGGCGGTCGGTGAGCACTACCGGGCCCCGAGAGATCCCGACAACGGGTTCGACTTCGGGCTGGCCCGGCTGCTGGACGGGCTGCGATCAACGCTGGGTGTGCACTGA
- the dapD gene encoding 2,3,4,5-tetrahydropyridine-2,6-dicarboxylate N-succinyltransferase, translated as MPEQTPSPALTSSPACGRGLATIATADDSVLDVWYPEPALGSDPSSQPELAAATRTDRIRGVRIEVRETVIASLADAPVDTADIYLRLHLLSARLVQPRSINLEGVFGLLPNNVWTSLGAVRPADLPAVLLTARTAGQLVTVNGVDKFPRMTDFVVPSGVRIADAGRVRLGAHLAEGTTVMHEGFCNFNAGTLGSSMVEGRISQGVLVGDGTDVGGGASIMGTLSGGGSEQVTIGERCLLGANAGVGISLGDDCVVEAGLYLTAGTKLVLAGGSASGSVPRTVKARELSGMSGLLFRRNSLSGAVEAVPRSGSWGGLNDVLHSNA; from the coding sequence ATGCCTGAGCAGACCCCCTCCCCGGCCTTGACGTCCTCTCCCGCCTGCGGCCGCGGCCTGGCCACGATCGCCACCGCCGACGACTCGGTGCTGGACGTCTGGTACCCGGAGCCGGCGCTCGGGTCGGATCCGAGCAGCCAGCCGGAACTGGCCGCCGCCACCCGGACCGATCGCATCCGTGGGGTGCGGATCGAGGTCCGCGAGACCGTGATCGCGTCCCTCGCCGACGCCCCTGTCGACACCGCCGACATCTACCTGCGGCTGCACCTGCTGTCCGCGCGTCTGGTGCAGCCGCGCAGCATCAACCTGGAGGGTGTCTTCGGGCTGCTGCCCAACAACGTCTGGACCTCCCTCGGTGCGGTCCGCCCGGCCGATCTTCCGGCGGTGCTGCTCACGGCGCGCACCGCGGGCCAGCTGGTCACCGTCAACGGTGTCGACAAGTTCCCGCGGATGACGGACTTCGTCGTCCCCAGCGGCGTCCGGATCGCCGACGCCGGCCGCGTCCGGCTCGGCGCCCACCTGGCCGAGGGCACCACCGTCATGCACGAGGGCTTCTGCAACTTCAACGCCGGCACCCTGGGCTCCTCGATGGTGGAGGGGCGGATCAGCCAGGGCGTGCTCGTCGGTGACGGCACCGACGTCGGCGGCGGCGCCTCGATCATGGGCACCCTGTCCGGTGGGGGCAGCGAGCAGGTGACCATCGGCGAGCGTTGCCTGCTCGGCGCCAACGCGGGGGTAGGGATCTCACTCGGCGACGACTGCGTGGTGGAGGCCGGGCTGTACCTGACCGCCGGCACCAAGCTGGTGCTCGCCGGCGGCTCCGCATCCGGGTCCGTGCCGCGGACCGTGAAGGCTCGCGAGCTCTCGGGGATGTCGGGCCTGCTGTTCCGTCGCAACTCCCTCAGCGGTGCCGTCGAGGCTGTCCCCCGCTCCGGTTCCTGGGGCGGCCTGAACGACGTGCTGCACAGCAACGCCTGA
- a CDS encoding DEAD/DEAH box helicase has translation MIDGHELLALPATSSSVLAWQRAVQRADPNVPLPLAAHAEADPTGTAVTTAEYARTAFADTVAAESALSGVVPASLRPYQQRGIAWLHRVVAGSGGALLADEMGLGKTVQAIGLMTLRASQGPQLVVCPSGLISNWTREIARFAPGLIVDTDPTTGPQEPGRVCIISYAGVRLRIDALADTRWTTVVLDEAQALKNPRTQLARATRRLQADGLVALTGTPVENTLDELWAILRVVAPTLFPHQAVFRRRFTRAVEAGDRGALDRLQVAVAPVMLARRKSQLLNALPPKLFNPILCDLTDEQARLYDTHLAELADDGFGTGFERQGRVLAALTKLKQICNHPALVTGELAGGAEIRDIAGRSGKFDVCLAILTANVRSGSPTLVFTQYRHTGELLARHASETLGIDVPFFHGGMSAAARATLADDFQAGRTAELMVMSLKAGGVGLTLTRACDVIHFDRWWNPAVEAQASDRVHRLGQERTVTITTLTCATTLEEHIDAMHQRKASLNAHARSTSLVAELAGHDDERLFDLLRRRREGS, from the coding sequence GTGATCGACGGGCACGAGCTGCTCGCCCTCCCGGCGACCAGCTCGTCGGTGCTCGCATGGCAACGCGCGGTGCAGCGGGCGGACCCGAATGTGCCTCTCCCCCTCGCAGCCCACGCGGAGGCCGATCCGACCGGCACTGCGGTGACCACCGCCGAGTACGCCCGCACCGCATTTGCCGACACGGTGGCTGCGGAGAGCGCGCTGAGCGGGGTCGTCCCGGCGTCGCTACGGCCCTATCAGCAGCGCGGCATCGCCTGGCTCCACCGGGTGGTCGCCGGATCGGGTGGTGCGCTGCTGGCGGACGAGATGGGTCTGGGCAAGACCGTCCAGGCGATCGGGCTGATGACGCTGCGCGCATCGCAGGGTCCGCAGCTGGTGGTGTGCCCCAGCGGACTGATCAGCAACTGGACGCGGGAGATCGCCAGGTTCGCCCCAGGGCTGATCGTGGACACCGACCCGACCACGGGCCCGCAGGAACCCGGCCGCGTCTGCATCATCTCCTATGCCGGGGTGCGCCTGCGGATCGACGCACTCGCTGACACCCGTTGGACCACAGTCGTTCTCGACGAGGCGCAGGCGCTCAAGAACCCGCGGACGCAACTCGCCCGCGCCACCCGTCGGCTGCAGGCCGACGGGCTCGTCGCTCTCACCGGCACTCCGGTGGAGAACACCCTGGACGAACTCTGGGCGATCCTGCGGGTGGTGGCGCCGACGCTGTTCCCGCACCAGGCGGTGTTCCGCCGCCGCTTCACCCGCGCGGTCGAGGCCGGCGACCGCGGAGCGCTCGACCGGCTGCAGGTCGCGGTCGCCCCGGTCATGTTGGCGCGCAGGAAGAGTCAGCTGTTGAACGCACTACCACCGAAGCTGTTCAACCCGATCCTGTGCGACCTGACCGACGAGCAGGCGAGGCTCTACGACACCCATCTCGCGGAGCTCGCCGACGATGGATTCGGTACCGGGTTCGAGCGTCAGGGCCGGGTGCTGGCAGCCCTGACGAAGTTGAAGCAGATCTGCAACCATCCGGCGCTGGTCACCGGGGAGCTTGCCGGCGGAGCCGAGATCCGCGACATCGCCGGGCGGTCCGGGAAGTTCGACGTCTGCCTGGCCATCCTCACCGCGAACGTGCGATCAGGCTCGCCGACGCTGGTCTTCACGCAGTACCGGCACACCGGGGAGTTGTTGGCGCGGCATGCTTCAGAGACGCTGGGGATCGACGTCCCGTTCTTCCACGGCGGGATGTCCGCGGCAGCGCGCGCCACGCTCGCCGACGACTTCCAGGCCGGTCGCACAGCGGAACTGATGGTGATGAGCCTCAAGGCCGGTGGCGTCGGGCTCACCCTGACCAGAGCCTGCGACGTGATCCACTTCGACCGCTGGTGGAATCCGGCCGTTGAGGCACAGGCCTCCGACCGAGTCCACCGGCTGGGACAGGAGCGCACCGTCACGATCACCACCCTCACCTGTGCCACCACCCTGGAGGAGCACATCGACGCGATGCATCAGCGCAAGGCGTCCCTGAACGCCCACGCGCGCAGCACTTCGCTGGTCGCCGAGCTGGCGGGACATGACGACGAGCGGCTGTTCGACCTACTGCGCCGTCGACGGGAGGGCAGCTGA
- the fdxA gene encoding ferredoxin: MTYVIAEPCVDLLDRACVEECPVDCIYEGDRMLYIHPDECVDCGACEPVCPVEAIFYEDDVPAAWADYTRANVDFFDDLGSPGGAARTGKIHKDDPLIAALPPMGGHGSTDGS, from the coding sequence GTGACCTATGTGATCGCCGAGCCGTGTGTCGACCTCCTCGACCGCGCCTGTGTCGAGGAATGTCCGGTCGACTGCATCTACGAGGGCGACCGGATGCTCTACATCCACCCAGACGAGTGCGTCGACTGCGGTGCCTGTGAGCCGGTGTGCCCGGTGGAGGCCATCTTCTACGAGGATGACGTACCGGCCGCCTGGGCCGACTACACCCGCGCCAACGTCGACTTCTTCGACGACCTGGGATCCCCGGGTGGCGCCGCCCGGACGGGCAAGATCCACAAGGACGATCCGCTGATCGCTGCGCTGCCGCCGATGGGTGGACACGGCAGCACCGACGGCTCCTGA